The Musa acuminata AAA Group cultivar baxijiao chromosome BXJ1-8, Cavendish_Baxijiao_AAA, whole genome shotgun sequence genomic sequence TTCCTTGCTTTCTGTGCCCCTCTATGATTACTATGTTATTCCTGTTTCTTCTCAACAGTTCACAAATATTTGCACTATAAGTTGCCGATTATAAGTCCAGTTGCTGAATTTCAATAAGGTTTCAACTGTTGCCTCTTCCcagaaaatcaaaataaaatatcaaatagagAGTACGAGTAAGAGTGAGTACTGTGATTCTCAATATATTGATGTTATTGCATctacaataattgtaaaagaaagAAAAGTAGGAAGCTACcccattattaataattttctgaCAAATGTCCAAGTCTACAAATAAGCAGTTTCCCTTAGCAGTCTTGTCTATGGCTCTTGTTTTCAGCATCACATCATTGtttcttttttataaaataaagttCATATGACAATCTAAAATGTAGCTTCTGCATCAAATGTACatttacttttcttttttttttttcatcttggcCCAAAAATTAATCAAGAAGGCTCGAAGCACCAACATTTTTCAAATAAAGGTTAGTTCAGTAGAACTACATGGCCTCATAATTTCTTTAATTAAACTAAATCATTCTCTTCCAAAGCTTAATAGGAGATCATACATGAAGACAGTCCCTTGCTTTTGCTTCcgtaaaaattttaatcattccgAAGGCAGGATTTCCTCACATGATAATCGGCTAAGTGCAATTGCGAACTATAAGATACCCAAAAATCACAAAGTACAACTTATAGATACCTCAATCTTCCAGCAAAGAACTAGTTCTCATATATTAAGGCAATATTAAAGCAAAGAAGCATCAATTAAAAGGGCTCTTTTTTCTAACATCATAGACAATTCACGGTCATACGTAGTCCAAAAACCACAAAAGGAATTCTTGATAACCACAATCTGGAACCAAAGCATAAAAGCATCGGTAAAGAAAATGAACGAGTTCATGGAATGCGAAACCATACTCAGAAGCAGGAAAGTCGACAACTTCGGCAGCTTCCGGTCTCTCGGCACCAATATGGCTCATCGAGGATTGGTCCTGGACTAGGTGCGGCGAGGTTCTATTTGGAAGAACCTGGGAGAAGCTGGAACAGGGGATGTGGGGAAGAGGGAGGTGATGGCAGGGAGGAGGGAGGTGAGGATTGGGTGAAGCGAGTCGGGGGAGGAGATGGCAGTGGTGGTGACGGCGGTGGCAACTGCACGGACAGAGTAGGACGAGTGGGatatggtggtggtgatggtggagAAGGTGGCGATGGAGGAAGTCGACCGGGGGTTGCATGGCTTCCAATCACGGCGAATCATCGATCCTCTTAGGGTTTAATGACAGCTCAACCGAGTGGCCGGTGAACGGATCGTTGGGTACGGGTGACGCTGTATCAACTTTCCCGATCTACTCCGCGACTTTCGTTACGACATGAAGACGTGGCAGGCACATAGAGGCCCCACGCACGTGTCAAAGAGGATCCACTACGAGAACCCGCATTTTATGGGTGGCAAACTTGGACCCGAAACCCGTTTCGGTTCAAAATCCGGGTTCGGGCCAAAACAACTCGTTTGATTCAAATCGGCTTCGGAAGTTAAACAAATATGTTAATATTaagcttcatatatatatatatatatatatatatatatatatatagtagaagTGTACAATAAATGCATGTATTAAACTACTCATGTAATATAAATGCATGTATTAAACATGAGATACATACACTTGAATCTACATTCTGTCTCTCGTATAATTCATGTGTGTTCCCATTAGACTCATCAGATAATTAAAGAGACTATATCATAGGAAGCTACAAATCCTAATTAGACTCTGAATTCTCGACTTCATTATATATCTTACTAAGCTAAGAATCTTAATTAGACTCCGATTAGTATTCCCAGCGTCATTATACATCATAATAAGCTACGAAGCCAAATTAGACTTTGTCTGGTATTCCTCCTAACTTCATTATATATCATAGTAATAGCTATAAATCCTAATTAGACTCGGTTTTTAGTATTCTGGACTCCATTATATATACATGGCAACTTCCTCCACTgtctcccatgaacttgcacctctctcactctctctttctATGGATAGATCTCTCTCCAATCTATCTCATTCGTTAGACGCCATGGTGTTGGAGAAGGATGTGTGCGGCGCTGCTGGCTGCGGGATCGTCGACAAGCCCGGGATAGTCAACCTGTGCCCCGCCTGCTTTTGGGAGTTCATAGTGGAGAAGGAACCGCAGTGGCCGGCGGTCAGGCTCTTGCGTCCCGCCGCAGCAGGCGGAGCGACTCCGTCATCCGCGTCGGAGGAAGCAGCAAAGGAGGAGGTTCCATCCCCAACCGGCGCAGCGACGAGGTCGGACGGGAGGAGGACCGTCGTAGGTGCGGCGATGCCACGGCGTTCGATGGCCCCTCACCTTCGTGGGTGGAAGCGAGCTCGCATCGCTTCGTCATAGCCGACCGACTCTTTCCTTTTAGTTTTCGTATGTCTTCGCTGAATAGGAAGAGTGGGCAGTGATCTCGTTTTCTCTTGTTGACGTAAAAATGCTACCTTTAGCAGAAGAaagctttttattttctttgttaggGCAATCCTTGCAGCCTTGAGAGGGACGAAGGTATTGATTGATACAATGCATCATGAGTCCCCATTTGAGTACATGCCAACAAAATTTCTAGGGCTTGACTTCCTCGAGCAATCAACCAACCATGTCTGCTAAACCATTGACTCGATTCGATTCTAGGTCAAACCAAAAGTCTACTCCTAATCTCGTCACACGGAAAAAGATTGTAATGAGCGAGAGCTTGTCTTCGTAGAGATTATAGATTATGTTTCTCTCGATACGTCTCATAACAGATTTGGCCTCCGGAGGTGTTTTGGTTTCCCAATAGCTCTATCGATAGATTCTTAAATCGAAATAGGAAACGTCCATATCTTGTTAACCAAGAAATCCCAAATTGAATGGTATTGCTAGTTTTCGTCACTGCTAATGTGCCTCTAAACAGCATGATTTGTTCGTCCATAACAGTAAGTAAAACAAGATATTAGATTTTTTTGTCGTAATCACAGTGATAATAGAATTTTTCGAGTTAATTAAACTTAAGGATTAATTAATTAATGAGATCTTATCGTGTTTTCCGTAGATCATTTAATATCACTGCTTGTTATTTTTGGACGGTGATCAAAGACCGAATCACGCTTTTCCCGCCAGGTTTGACATTATCTGCCACGTCACCCCTGATACATTTCCTGGAGATCCAACTAGACAGCGACTGAATGGCGCTTTCTCATCAGGTTTGACATTATTCGCCACGTCACCCCTGATAATTTTCCTGGGGATCCAACTAGACGGCGTTTTTGATGAGATAAACCTCTCTCTCGGGTCGTGAACGGTTGCGATTCAACGCGGTGTCGTCCCCATACTCATCGACTGCTTGTTTGGGGGTAATGAATGCCCCCTCTCTCCACCCGACCTCACGCCCTCGCCGCCCTCCTCCGCTCCTCCGCCCGGCGCCGGGATCGCACCGCTTGCCGAAAGCTCCACGCTCACCTCCTCAAGTCCGGCCTCCACCAACGACGTCCCTTTCCCTCCGCTCTCCTCGACGCCTATGCCAAGTCCGGCTTCCTCTCCGATGCCCGCTGCCTTTTCGATGAATCCTCCCACCGAGACGCCGTCCTCTATTCCGCCCTCCTATCCGCCCTCTCCCACTCCGATCGTCCTTCCCAGGCGTTGTCCCTCTTCCGTCGCATGGTTTCTGTGGACGCCGTCCCTCCTGATGGATTCATCTTCGCAACCCTCGTCAAGACCTGTTCTCGTATCGGCTTCCTTCGCCTCGGCAAGCAAGCCCATGCGCAGTTCCTTCTATCTTCATTCTATACGGATGATGTTGTCAGGTCCTCGCTCGTTGACATGTATTCTAAGTGCTGTGCTGTTGATGACGCTCGAAAAGTCTTTGATACAGTTCCAGATAAGAATCACGTCTGCTGGACGGCTATGGTGTCCGGATATGCTTCCAATGGTCGGAAGTCAGAAGCTTTGGGGCTTTTCTGGCAGATGCCACGGAGGGATCTCTTTGTTTGGACGGCTTTGATATCTGGGTTCCTCCAAAGTGGTGATAGTTTTGATGCCGTCAAGTTGTTTGTGGAAATGAGGAGGAACCAAGTGGAAATTGACGATTCTTTTGTTCTCTCGACGGTTGTTGGTGCTTCTTCTGATTTGGCAGCTCTTGAATTGGGTAGGCAACTCCATGGTCTAGTGTTGGCGCTTGGGTACAAATCAAGCATGATTCTGGGAAATGCACTTGTTGACATGTATGCAAAGTGCAGTGATATTCACTCTGCAAGAGCTGTTTTTGAAGGACTTGTCATGCGAGATGTTATTTCCTGGACAACTATGGTCGTTGGGGAAGCACAACATGGTAGAGCCGACGATGCATTGGATCTGTATGATAAGATGGTCCTTGCTGGGGTGAAGCCAAATGAAGTGACCTTTACTGGGTTGATTCATGCTTGTAGCCATGCTGGACTAGTCCAGAAAGGCCGAGAGTTGTTTGATTCCATGGAGCAGGACCATGGCATTAGGCCCTCATTGCAACATTATACATGCTTGTTGGATCTTCTTAGTCGGTCTGGGCATCTAACTGAAGCAGAAAATGTCATTAATTCAATGCCATATGTGCCTGATGAAGCTAGTTGGGGAGCTTTGTTGAGTGCATGTAAAAAGCAGGGTGATACCTCGATGGGCATAAGGATCGCTGACCGGTTGTTGGGTTTGAAACCCAAAGACTCTTCAACTTACATCTTGTTGTCTAATACGTATGCTGCTGCTGGAAAATGGGATAGTGTTGCTAGTGTGAGGAAGCTGATGGCTGAAATGGATGTCAAAAAAGAGCCTGGTTACAGTTGGATTGACTTGGGCAAAGAGAGCTGTTTGTTTCGGGCTGGGGAAGTGCCATATACTATGAGACATGAGATCATCAGATTGCTTAATGAATTGGCCAACGAGATGAATAAGAGAGGGTATGTTCCGGATACAAGGTCTGTTATGCATGATGTGGAAGAGAACGAGAAAGAGCAACAACTTTTTATGCATAGTGAGAGATTAGCTGTTGCGTTTGGGCTTCTCAAGTCAGTTCCAGGAACAACAATCCGGGTGATTAAGAACCTTCGCATTTGCCTCGACTGTCATAATGTTCTAAAATTGATCAGTGAAATTACTGGGAGGGAAATTGTTGTCAGAGATGCAAATAGGTTCCACCATTTCGAGGTTGGAAAGTGCTCTTGTAGAGATTTCTGGTGACACATTATCTTGTAATGCTGTAATAATATACCTGGTCATAAGAAAGCAAGCATGCTACAAGTGTCACAATTAAGAGCTTCAATTAAAAGGTATTGCTTATTGATAGATTTATATGTCTatagatttatatatttttttgttttaagtgatTGATAGTATTTTCTTGATGCTGGAAAATGCATCTTTTGGAATTTGGCTTCTGGGAGTTCAAACTAAACTGGGATGTTGAGTGAGATGAAAAAGTATTATTTTATTGATAGCAATTAAGAGAATCATATAATTTAAACTTTATTTGATAGTTGATCTGTGTATAGCTGAAGAGGGAACATCAACTGAAGTTTTGTGTGGCTCGCTCAATGTCAAACTGTGGCCCCATCTATGAAATATTAGTGTGGATGACATGGGTTTATAATGTGTAGGCAACTAACTTGTTTCCAGACCCTGCATTGGTGGGATCCTCGTGCATTAGATACGTTCTTTTTTTCAGATTTCACAAGATAACTATGCTAGGTATCCAGATcaagaaattctattttcttatttttagaCCATGAATAGGACAAGGTGGAGTGTGGCCCTGGATGCCACCATAAAATTTCTACTTTATGACCTGTTCCCCCACTTCATCTAGAGCTCCTTCATCTTGTCTTGCATATTGGCATCTTTTCACTTCTCATATTTTATGTTGAAATACAATTGTTTGTCATTTTAAGATAATGCTATTGTTGATGAGTGATTGTCCCAGGCTTGTGCTTGATTGATTTGCATGGTGCTATTTTCTTATGTGCTTAAGATGATGATGCTTTAATCGAGTTTGCTATTGTGCATGATGGACACCATAGAGAAtcatattcctttaatttttggAATCATAAATCACTTTGTGGATCCTCATGATGGGGATGCATGATGACAATTGACAACCATTCATTTTCACAAATAGAATGCAGTTCTTATCTACTTTTTTCATTGATTGTCATTGTTGTTCATAAATGTCATTAATTTTGATGATCTCCATGTCATGATTGATATAGTATCAGAATTTTTTTTTGCAAGTAGAAAGAGTTATAGAACAAGTAGGTGAAGTTTGTCTGATTGATCTTTTCAGCACATATTCTTGAAATAGAAGCAGGAACTTTTTTCCTTTTGCGAGAAAGTGAGTAGTGATAAACTCTATGGGTAATTACTTGTGGAGTGAGCATTAGGGCCTATCTCTACTAGTGATAGGTTTCGAGTCTTTTGGTAAATATTTGGTATTCTTCTCGGATGTGTATGAAATTTTCTCTAAATAactaaaaaaagattaaaacatATCTAAAAATCTATTAGGTTGTACTTCCTGCCATATTGTGCAACAATCACTAAAAGATCACCCTAAGACAGTTCAAAGAGTACAGTTAAAAGATCACTAAAAAAAGATTGCCGAACTCTATTGCCTAACACATCTGCGAAAAACTGAAATTTTCCATCCAATACAAAGAGTGCATTTGACTCATTCTTTCATACAGTtcaatgatatttttaaaaagaGTTCCAAAATAAAACAGCAGCAAGATAATGTTATAATTATATTCCTCTAGGAAACTGAGTTTTATTTTAGATCATATGGTGGACTATGCTGTTGAGTTGCTTAACAACAAAATGAGCATTTTCTTCTCGGTCTTCATTTTTATTTTGTACTTGACTTTGTAAGAAAATGTAATTCTGTAGTTGACTGTAATAATGCGTTCTATAATGTAAAATACAGTGTTTATCTCTTAGAATGTTAGAGCCGGCCTGATATCTGCTAACTTGATGTTCCATTGGCTGTTTGACTGTAGGTGCTTAATGTCATAAAAGTTTGCCACAAAAATGCTCTCTTCTGTTATCAGAAAGGATAAGAGTGCAAGTGCAtgataagaaaaagaaatggGAACATGTAAGTACTAGCATGATGATTTTTTTCCTTTGAACTCATGTTGAACTTCTATAGCAAATGATATATATGTATCATCTGCCACATTCTTCTCTCTAAGAAGGCAAACACTGTAAATATACCTCTgtaaatatctttttttcttttagaattatTCTTTTAAGGAATTTGAGCCACAGTAGAATTACAATAAAGTTATCAATTCAACACTAATTGGACTCAAAAACTGAAAACATATCATATGAATGTAAATACTTTCACATAGAACCATATTCTTCAACATTTTTCTCTCTTATATTTCAGTGTTTAAACTCATGTACATCTTTCAaatttatagtgtaattttttttcacCTGACTTTAGTGTCACCTTATAAGTTTAGTTGTAAGCCAACTCCAATATATATTACTAGACTTTTCTAATCCTTAGCAATAAAAAAAAACCAATCTTTTACTTTATTCTCATCTCACAATAAATATGCAATGCATAGATGACCAACAATATATATCATAGTTAAATTGCAACATTATGATGGATCTTACTAACAAATATTAAGACTGTGCAGTTTAATTCAGTATCATTGTAATGCATATTTAACCATTACATTAGTTCCTCATATGAAACTTGATTCTTCACCTCTAATCTCAAATCATTACTCATCACTTGTCTCATTTGTATGGCCAAAAGGATATGGACATGAAGCTAATTAATGCAGTTCCACCTCTCCATTGATTGTTCCTGGCTTTACCTTCATTGGTCTTTCTCTTTAGACACCCTCCAAGAAATTGACAAGCTGTCAGCTATAAAGGAAGCTTTATCTGCAAAATTCATCATGTTATTTGGCGTCAAGCTGGAAAGTGAAAGAAACCTCTAATCATAAAGCATATCAGTGTATTTTTTGCTATTGTTCATAAACCTATCGTTAGAGAGTACTTTTCAGCAGTCCTGTCTCACCGACAAGGCTTGCTTATAATATCTTTTCTAGGCTTTCTTCCATATAATATCTGTTAAATTAATCAGATTATGTATTTTTTTgctaaaaattaatattatcacaTAGTAACTTATTCATCCAAAATCACTAACTCAatatgtttaaaaaattcatattaaTAGACTCATCTAATCCTATAAATCATCGTAAttactttttattttaaatatattatattatcggCATATTTATTCGAGGACTCGAGATTCTATCAAAATTATTATGCTCTAAACATCTAGCCACTAAAATTATGTCATGATGTATCTTTGATGTCATTCATTTGATCTATGTATGTATGAGATTTACGAACATGATAAGTAGAAGAGGTGGGatgattaatattagtggtacgaagagagagagatagaagaAGATGTAAAACGATTtcagtataaactataaataaaaatttaaatattctaaatttaattaaatatataattttttatatatcttaataACGATAAAGGATCACAACTGTTGTTGTTATATGCAAATTTATGtatgaataagaaaaaaaatcttccgTACACTTTTGTCCTAAACAGTGCTTATATCTGAACTTAAATATGTATATGACAATGGATAGCCATGAATTAAATGGGTAGAAGGTGAGAATGGTAGTTGGCATTTCAGCTTTACAAGATTGTAATATCAGTGGCTCTAAGAACACAATAGAATAGACATGCAATGGTAAAGTGTTGTTTATCTCCTGCATTATTATTGTCTAAAGTGGAAGAAAAACTACAATATTCATATATGTCATAATATAAAGCACTCAAGTTTGCACTTTCTTACTAATCTTTAATGATATTTCTTTTGTAACTTCTTAATTTTATCTCACTGCCCTAACTTACCTCAGTCggaagatatattattattatattttagcgagaAGATAATGCATTGTTATTATCTTTTAGCGAGAAGCATTGAGATCAAAAATTTGAAGGACACATTCATTTCAGCTTTGTAGGCATGAATAGGTCTAATCTTTGATTTGGTACATTGAATTATGGTCATCCATCTTACATGATCAAATCGATATACATAACCTTTCTCATTTCTAAAGTGTTGTGGCATGATGTACATGATCGAGAAGAATTTTTTTTCGGAATACAAGATATGTTTGTATGTCATTTTAATCTGTTCTCTACAAAAACTACACCATTGTTGCGTGCCAAAGAAAACCCATAAGAAGATAGATAGCGTATTCCATCTTTACTTTGTGAGTTCAACATCAAAATATACCTTTTTATATTGTTAGttttgtaataataataatattattatttcctTGGATGCTATTCTAACGTGGCATATCCAATAGGTACTTAGTCATGAGTCTTGATTGACTTGACATCATATGTCAAGAATCATTTGTcaaaattaattatcaaaatatttgCTTGTGCTCAAGGAAAATGACTTGTCATGGAGTATAATGTTAATATCATGACTTCAGTATGTGTTGTCTATATATAAATGATTAAGTAATGTCTCCGATGATTGTATGGACACATTAGATTCtttttttatcatattataaTTCTTTGGTAATTACAACTATgaatttttttaggtttattatataTAAGATGATGctttggattttattttttttatctcgagtgattagataattttttattctttttgctTCTATGACTCATATGTTCGTCGGATCTTCTTTACCATCGGAAACGTATTTTAGAACTTACATGTTTCGAAAATGATAAAATCGTACGAATACACCCAtcgtctaaaataaataatttctcaCGAGTTAACGGATCATACCAACGTCGACCGATCAAATATCCCTTCTAAAAAAACAAAATCATACCAAATGACCTGCCCATTGGAAATGCCGTAAGCTTACTTAGCAAACAAGCCACATTGCAGCGGAAGAAACAATGTGCTTCTTCTAATCGACCGCCGCTTCCTCtcgtctctctccctctctaccgCCGTGGAAGCCACGTTCCGGAGTTGCTTTCACGCCATCTCCGTCTCCCCTCTCATCAACTCGTCCACTGTCCTCCACCCCGCACCGTTCACCGCCCGTTGCGCCACGTTTCAGTACGCCATTCGCCCAAAACGGGGGTCCCGGCTCCTCCGGCCAATCACCACTCGACACGCATTCGAGGAACCTGTTCGCTGGTGGAGGCAATGATATAGAAAAGCAATGCGCATCCATCCTACAGAGAAAGATAAGCATGCGAGGTTGGTCTCATCACACTAGCATAAAAATGTTGTGGTAGCCAAAGAATTATCGCCAATATCTTATCGAGTATGGACGAGTAGGCAATTAATTATTTGGAATGGTGTTAGAAGGATAGGGATTAGGTTGATCGCCATCAAGAAATAAGGTTTTGGATCCTCCATATGGTTGGttgattcattcattcattcattcattcattccttcctcaacaacaacaacaacaacaagtttATCTATCTTTCATAATTCCAACCACAAGTTTCCATATAATTGCATTGTGGATGTGAGAATTGTAGAGAAAACAACCAATTATTATTTCATTGGAATTGAGATTTTGACATGAAATGATACATGTTATAAATTTATCTCTAAAGATTACACACTTTGGATATATAATTTTGATTCAAACCATCACTTTAAAACTATTTTGATATGTCATGTAAAAATGACAAGCCTATTTAGTttactattttaaaaatatttttaactcaAGTTAATTGTTAAACAAATGTGATGTATGGTGGATCTAAATATATGATGGatgttgaaaattatatgaaaTATGTAGGAACAAATACACTATTTCTAAGCTTTCAAAGGATAAAAAAATTGTTATATATCATTATgccttttatatttatgaaaaaccatatatatatatatatatatatatatatatatatgatatgatatgatatatacCATATATTTATGTGCCCATTAGGATGTACTTCATGAACATTCATCAACCAAGTCCAAGTTTATTTTAGAATAACTAAATCAAAGTAAAATGCTAAATTTATGTAATCATAGTCAGTTTAAAGATAAATTAATGTAAAAAACTTTAATttacattaatatttttaaaaaatatattataatactaaaaataattaagaatgattcagatattttatatttgtatatatttagttaataaagacaaattaatcttattaggatcACAAATGCCTAAAGACAGTGGTACATATATGATCTTGATATTTGGAGGGATATATAagtatataataatttataatgaggatatatatatatttaatattcttTTATGCACCATATGGCCATCCAAAAGATGGTGATCAGCCAATAACTACAACTAGATGTTAATCTTTCATTATCACTGGATTAATATATGCTAAGACTCCTCCTTTACTAAGTCTACTTGATCTTTGTTTTTGCTTTTTATTTACCTTGCGGCCCTCTCACTTTGTAGTTTCTACCACCCCACCCCTAGCGTTGACCACCACCAATGGTTGACCTTATTACTTTCTCATCTAGATTTTGCACCTCAAGATGACATATTGACCATGTCCATTGTCTTTTGGGTGTTTGAACACTATCCCACTATCCAATGTATCACACATTGACCAATTGACCAATTGCTCTTCCTATTCCCACCACACAAAATCTTTATgagttcctttctttttcttaaaaCATTTTAATCATTTATTGGAAAAGCACAAGTCAAGGAGATAGATTTAGTGTTATCATACATCATATATGAATTCTTTTTTTTACAGTGAAAATTATATGATGATGACTTAAAGAAAGGAAATAAATATaacattaattataaaaaaaaaaattagacaaGTCAAAATTCaagttcaaatatatatatatatatatatatatatatatatatatatatagtatgagtTGATTAAATTTTAGTgccaaaaaataattaaaatggattgagaaaaaaaaaatatagggaCAAAAATTTCTACATGTTAGTCATTGATTAAAGTGATATTGTATTCACCTAAATCATTACAACAACAACTAATTATACACTTTAAATTAATCCAACTTTTTGTTTTCTGATCAGCCAATTTTCTTCCACAAATCAAAAAGTGTTTTTtcgaaaatattaataaaaaagagAGTAAAAAATGTAAGCCCACCCAAAGCCCGCATAGCTTTGATATGCGACGCTCATCATTGCAAGAACTACCCGCATAGTTCCTCAATGCGACGCCATTATTACAATAACCCCCTAAATGACTAAAACACCCTTACGTCCCTTCTGCTGGTTTTTGCCTTGTGGTTTGCCAATCCCACTGCGGTCGGTCGGTAGTTTTATGGATTGCTTAGTCTTTTTAGGTAATTTGATAATTGTCGTTTATagttcattttatttatttattgtgtgGGGACCTATCGCTTCGCTTCCTCCGGTGCTTTCCACCACCCTCgctttcatcttcctcttctgcGCTCCTCCAAATCCCTCGCCTTTGTCTTCCGATTGAAGCAACTCCCCTCCTCCGCCTTCCTCCGAGATCGTCTCCTGCTGCAAGGTCCGCCCTTCGAAATCGTTCCTTGATGTGCCCCCGCCTCGATGGTGCGCGATCCCCTCCTCCCTCTCCGTTTCGGGTTCTCTCTTGGGCTGTCATCGTGTCGATGCATTGTGTTATTTGGGGCCGGTTTTGATCGGTTCCTCGATGACTTGAAGCCTCTTCCTtgcctttttttattcttttccctTGGTTTTAAAGATCGAATTTTTCCTTCCTTTGATAAAGATGTTATACTGGCTCTCGAAACGAATCTTCCTCGATTGCATTTTTTTTGTCGCAGTTGATCTTGGCTTTGTAATCCGAAGGTTGCTTCTTT encodes the following:
- the LOC103994144 gene encoding pentatricopeptide repeat-containing protein At4g14050, mitochondrial, translated to MPPLSTRPHALAALLRSSARRRDRTACRKLHAHLLKSGLHQRRPFPSALLDAYAKSGFLSDARCLFDESSHRDAVLYSALLSALSHSDRPSQALSLFRRMVSVDAVPPDGFIFATLVKTCSRIGFLRLGKQAHAQFLLSSFYTDDVVRSSLVDMYSKCCAVDDARKVFDTVPDKNHVCWTAMVSGYASNGRKSEALGLFWQMPRRDLFVWTALISGFLQSGDSFDAVKLFVEMRRNQVEIDDSFVLSTVVGASSDLAALELGRQLHGLVLALGYKSSMILGNALVDMYAKCSDIHSARAVFEGLVMRDVISWTTMVVGEAQHGRADDALDLYDKMVLAGVKPNEVTFTGLIHACSHAGLVQKGRELFDSMEQDHGIRPSLQHYTCLLDLLSRSGHLTEAENVINSMPYVPDEASWGALLSACKKQGDTSMGIRIADRLLGLKPKDSSTYILLSNTYAAAGKWDSVASVRKLMAEMDVKKEPGYSWIDLGKESCLFRAGEVPYTMRHEIIRLLNELANEMNKRGYVPDTRSVMHDVEENEKEQQLFMHSERLAVAFGLLKSVPGTTIRVIKNLRICLDCHNVLKLISEITGREIVVRDANRFHHFEVGKCSCRDFW